One Brassica napus cultivar Da-Ae chromosome C2, Da-Ae, whole genome shotgun sequence DNA window includes the following coding sequences:
- the LOC111203138 gene encoding uncharacterized protein LOC111203138 translates to MEKIAYAVVTSAQKLRPYFQSHTIFILTTFPLRTFLHSPSQSGRLAKWAVVLSEYDIEYRPRTSAKSQVLENFLVELPTGTVTNKEPNSTWLLHVNRSSSKQGLGIGIRLTSPTGEILEQSFRLEFHTSNNEAEYEALIAGLRLAHGLKIRNIHTYCDSQLVASQYGGEYEAKDERMDAYLKLVHNLAQSFDCFALTRIPRSENVQADALAALASSSDPGLKRVIPVEFIEHPSIGPPIIANLIRDQDDDADKIIVQPRKNQNSPTTAATRHGWRQFELTSSMESYLPKSWRHAKYVTVDGEICKWRLSGPLITCLGEETVRKVMEEVHSGSCGNHYGGRSLAVKIKRHGYYWPTMIEDCGKFARKREKCQRHAPTIRQPA, encoded by the coding sequence ATGGAAAAAATAGCAtacgcggtcgtaacatcggcacAAAAGCTTAGACCGTATTTCCAATCTCACACGATCTTCATCCTCACGACCTTCCCTCTGCGGACGTTTTTGCACAGCCCAAGTCAGTCAGGCCGGCTAGCCAAATGGGCAGTCGTGCTAAGTGAGTACGATatcgaataccgaccaaggacCAGCGCAAAATCCCAAGTACTTGAGAATTTCCTGGTTGAACTTCCAACGGGAACTGTAACTAACAAAGAGCCAAATTCAACTTGGCTCCTTCACGTGAACAGATCTTCATCGAAACAAGGGTTGGGCATTGGGATTCGCCTCACATCGCCGACTGGAGAAATCCTGGAACAGTCATTTAGACTGGAGTTTCACACAtccaacaacgaggccgaatatgAAGCACTCATTGCAGGATTGCGATTAGCTCACGGATTGAAAATACGCAACATACACACCTATTGCGATTCTCAATTAGTCGCAAGTCAATATGGTGGAGAATACGAAGCAAAGGACGAAAGGATGGATGCATATCTCAAACTGGTCCACAATCTAGCTCAGAGCTTCGATTGCTTTGCCCTTACACGAATTCCCCGCTCCGAAAATGTCCAAGCAGATGCTCTCGCTGCTTTGGCATCGAGCTCGGACCCAGGTCTCAAACgagtaattccggtcgagttcatcgagCATCCAAGTATCGGACCACCAATCATTGCTAACCTCATCAGGGACCAAGACGATGACGCTGACAAAATCATAGTACAACCGAGGAAAAATCAGAACAGTCCGACTACGGCTGCGACACGGCATGGCTGGAGACAATTCGAGCTTACATCGTCGATGGAGAGCTACCTTCCGAAAAGTTGGCGGCACGCAAAATACGTAACGGTCGATGGGGAAATTTGCAAATGGAGATTGTCCGGCCCACTAATTACATGCTTGGGAGAAGAAACGGTGAGAAAGGTCATGGAAGAAGTCCACTCTGGATCCTGCGGAAACCATTACGGTGGAAGGTCGCTCGCAGTGAAAATTAAACGCCAcggatactactggccaacaATGATCGAAGATTGCGGGAAATTTGCCCGGAAACgtgaaaaatgccaaaggcacgcCCCCACCATCCGTCAACCCGCATAG